In Streptantibioticus cattleyicolor NRRL 8057 = DSM 46488, a genomic segment contains:
- a CDS encoding ATP-binding protein: MDSGSQHLYEWRMWFTPLPHSAGRARREARDALRGWGCRREDAEAVVLVVSELATNAIRHARARGRLFEVRLHYLGDVSDPSTAHPRETYPDDDAESGRGLLLVAANAEKWGWRPCPTGKTVWARVRLPIC, encoded by the coding sequence ATGGATTCGGGAAGCCAGCACCTCTACGAGTGGCGGATGTGGTTCACGCCGCTGCCGCATTCGGCCGGCCGGGCCCGTCGTGAAGCCCGCGACGCGCTCCGCGGCTGGGGCTGCCGGAGGGAGGACGCCGAGGCGGTCGTCCTGGTCGTCAGCGAACTGGCCACCAACGCGATCCGCCACGCCCGCGCCCGGGGGCGGCTGTTCGAGGTCCGGCTGCACTACCTCGGCGACGTCTCCGACCCCAGCACCGCCCACCCCCGCGAGACGTACCCCGACGACGACGCCGAATCCGGCCGCGGCCTCCTCCTCGTAGCCGCCAACGCCGAAAAGTGGGGCTGGCGCCCCTGCCCGACCGGCAAGACGGTGTGGGCAAGGGTGCGGCTGCCGATCTGTTGA
- a CDS encoding helix-turn-helix domain-containing protein, whose amino-acid sequence MTRADNEETASPTMQYLAAMTRTLRQQAGLSQEDLGKRINYTGSAISAIETCKSAPSEKALAGLDEVLTGGTGVLKLAGKYLVLDRYPAQFKDAAKLEMSALSLSTYEVLVVEGLLQTEEYARALISCGYPPLPDERVEELVEARMARKALFDRDPVALLNFVMDESVLRRTIGSAEIMKRQLLHLAECSKRRNVTIQVMPLGRGARGEHAGLGGAMRLIETPDHEHLVYIESQRQSILVRKPETVTELFQRYAMIQAQCLSPDESLALIEQLAGEL is encoded by the coding sequence ATGACCCGGGCCGACAACGAGGAAACGGCGTCGCCGACCATGCAGTACCTCGCCGCGATGACCCGAACACTACGACAACAGGCCGGACTCTCGCAGGAGGACCTCGGCAAGCGCATCAACTACACGGGCTCGGCGATCAGCGCCATCGAGACCTGCAAGAGCGCGCCCAGCGAGAAGGCTCTCGCCGGGCTGGACGAAGTTCTGACCGGCGGCACCGGCGTCCTGAAGCTCGCTGGCAAGTACCTCGTGCTGGACCGGTACCCGGCGCAGTTCAAGGACGCGGCGAAGCTGGAGATGTCCGCGCTGAGCCTGTCGACGTACGAAGTGCTGGTGGTCGAGGGCCTTTTGCAGACGGAGGAGTACGCGCGAGCGCTCATCTCCTGCGGCTATCCGCCGCTGCCCGACGAGCGCGTCGAGGAACTGGTCGAAGCACGCATGGCTCGCAAGGCGCTGTTCGACCGCGATCCGGTCGCATTGCTCAACTTCGTGATGGACGAGTCCGTGCTGCGGCGGACGATCGGCAGCGCGGAGATCATGAAGCGGCAGCTTCTCCACCTCGCCGAGTGCTCGAAGCGGCGCAACGTAACGATTCAGGTGATGCCGCTGGGACGCGGCGCCCGAGGCGAACACGCGGGCCTTGGAGGCGCTATGAGGCTCATCGAGACCCCGGACCACGAGCACCTGGTCTACATCGAGTCGCAGCGCCAGAGCATCCTGGTACGCAAGCCGGAAACGGTAACCGAGCTCTTCCAGCGGTATGCGATGATCCAAGCGCAGTGCCTGAGCCCGGACGAATCCCTGGCCCTCATCGAGCAGTTGGCGGGAGAACTATGA
- a CDS encoding DUF397 domain-containing protein, translating into MSDSLQWFKSSYSDDSGGACVEVAYDWRKSSYSDSDGGQCVEVAIHPHTIHVRDSKDPDGPALAFPASAWAAFVEFAAAQA; encoded by the coding sequence ATGAGCGACAGCTTGCAGTGGTTCAAGTCCAGCTACAGCGACGACAGCGGTGGCGCGTGCGTCGAGGTCGCCTACGACTGGCGCAAGTCCTCCTACAGCGACTCCGACGGCGGCCAGTGCGTCGAGGTCGCCATACACCCCCACACCATCCACGTCCGCGACTCCAAGGACCCCGACGGCCCCGCCCTCGCGTTCCCGGCAAGCGCATGGGCCGCGTTCGTGGAGTTCGCCGCCGCGCAGGCGTAA
- a CDS encoding DUF397 domain-containing protein: MSDSLQWFKSSYSDSSGGNCIEVAYDWRKSSYSDSSGGDCVEVAIHPHTVHVRDSKDPDGPALAFPASAWAAFVEFAAAQA, translated from the coding sequence ATGAGCGACAGCTTGCAGTGGTTCAAGTCCAGCTACAGCGACTCCAGCGGCGGCAACTGCATCGAAGTCGCCTACGACTGGCGCAAGTCCTCCTACAGCGACTCCAGCGGTGGCGACTGCGTCGAGGTCGCCATACACCCCCACACCGTCCACGTCCGCGACTCCAAGGACCCCGACGGCCCCGCGCTCGCCTTCCCGGCGAGCGCCTGGGCCGCGTTCGTGGAGTTCGCCGCCGCGCAGGCGTAA
- a CDS encoding steroid 3-ketoacyl-CoA thiolase codes for MAAEPVIVEAVRTPIGKRGGALANLHPAYLLGETYRELLARTGIQPDCVEQIVGGTVTHAGEQSMNPARTAWLAMGLPYETAATTVDCQCGSSQQANHLVANLVSAGVIDIGIGCGVEAMSRVPLGSASKHGPGKPFPDEWNVDLPNQFEAAERIARRRGLTRERVDDLGLISQQRAQRAWAEERFKRETYPVQVPTTEDEQLAGQGMWRLVDRDEGLRDTSAEALAGLKPVMPLAVHTAGNSSQISDGAAAVLWASRKAARALKLRPRARIVAQALVGTDPHYHLDGPIDATRAVLGKAGMSLRDIDLVEINEAFASVVLSWAQVFDADLGKVNVNGGAIALGHPVGATGARLITTALHELERTDKEFALITMCAGGALATGTILQRL; via the coding sequence ATGGCCGCTGAACCCGTCATCGTCGAGGCCGTACGCACCCCCATCGGCAAGCGCGGCGGCGCGCTCGCCAACCTCCACCCCGCCTACCTGCTGGGCGAGACCTACCGCGAACTGCTGGCCCGCACCGGCATCCAGCCCGACTGCGTCGAGCAGATCGTCGGCGGCACCGTCACCCACGCCGGGGAGCAGTCCATGAACCCGGCCCGCACCGCCTGGCTCGCCATGGGGCTGCCCTACGAGACCGCGGCCACCACGGTGGACTGCCAGTGCGGATCCTCCCAGCAGGCCAACCACCTGGTCGCCAACCTCGTCTCCGCCGGGGTGATCGACATCGGCATCGGCTGCGGCGTCGAGGCGATGTCCCGCGTACCGCTCGGCAGCGCCTCCAAACACGGCCCCGGCAAGCCGTTCCCCGACGAGTGGAACGTCGACCTGCCCAACCAGTTCGAGGCCGCCGAACGCATCGCCCGCCGCCGCGGCCTGACCCGCGAACGCGTGGACGACCTCGGACTGATCTCCCAGCAACGCGCCCAACGCGCCTGGGCCGAGGAACGCTTCAAGCGCGAGACCTACCCCGTCCAGGTGCCCACCACCGAGGACGAACAACTCGCCGGACAGGGCATGTGGCGCCTGGTCGACCGGGACGAGGGCCTGCGCGACACCAGCGCCGAAGCGCTCGCGGGCCTCAAACCCGTCATGCCCCTGGCCGTCCACACCGCCGGGAACTCCTCCCAGATCTCCGACGGCGCCGCCGCCGTGCTCTGGGCCTCCCGCAAGGCCGCCCGCGCCCTCAAACTCCGCCCACGCGCCCGCATCGTCGCCCAGGCGCTCGTCGGCACCGACCCCCACTACCACCTCGACGGCCCGATCGACGCCACCCGGGCCGTCCTCGGCAAGGCGGGCATGTCCTTACGCGACATCGACCTCGTCGAGATCAACGAGGCCTTCGCCTCCGTCGTCCTGAGCTGGGCCCAGGTCTTCGACGCCGACCTCGGCAAGGTCAACGTCAACGGCGGCGCCATCGCCCTCGGCCACCCCGTCGGCGCCACCGGCGCCCGCCTGATCACCACGGCGTTGCACGAACTCGAACGCACCGACAAGGAGTTCGCCCTGATCACCATGTGCGCCGGCGGCGCACTGGCGACCGGGACGATCCTCCAGCGGCTCTGA
- a CDS encoding cytochrome P450 has product MSCPAMPDGVPPAGFDFTDPDVYATRVPLPELAALRATAPVWWNAQPHGVAGFGDDGYWVVTRHADVKEVSTRPEVFSSAANTAIIRFHEAMTREQIDVQRLIMLNMDPPEHTRVRQIVQRGFSPRAIRSLNDALRERAARIVADARRTGSGDFVTDIAVELPLQAIAELIGVPQEDRARIFDWSNKMVGYDDPELAITEEIGAQSAAELISYAMNLAAARKECPAKDIVSTLVAAADEGNLGADEFGFFVLLLAVAGNETTRNAITHGMHAFLTHPEQWELFKRTRPATTADEIVRWATPVVSFQRTATRDTELGGARIAKGQRVGVFYSSANHDPEVFDRPEVFDITRDPNPHLGFGGGGPHFCLGASLARLEIDLIFGALADTVPGIRQVGEPRRLRSSWLNGIKEMRVTYE; this is encoded by the coding sequence ATGTCCTGCCCCGCCATGCCCGACGGCGTCCCGCCCGCGGGCTTCGACTTCACCGACCCGGACGTCTACGCCACCCGGGTCCCGCTGCCGGAGCTGGCCGCGCTGCGCGCCACCGCGCCGGTGTGGTGGAACGCCCAGCCGCACGGGGTGGCCGGTTTCGGCGACGACGGCTACTGGGTGGTGACCCGGCACGCGGACGTCAAGGAGGTCTCCACCCGGCCGGAGGTGTTCTCCTCGGCGGCCAACACCGCGATCATCCGCTTCCACGAGGCGATGACCCGCGAGCAGATCGACGTCCAGCGGCTGATCATGCTCAACATGGACCCGCCGGAGCACACCCGGGTCCGCCAGATCGTGCAGCGCGGCTTCAGCCCACGGGCCATCCGGAGCCTGAACGACGCGCTGCGCGAGCGGGCCGCGCGCATCGTGGCCGACGCCCGGCGGACCGGCAGCGGCGACTTCGTCACCGACATCGCCGTCGAGCTGCCGCTCCAGGCGATCGCCGAACTCATCGGGGTCCCCCAGGAGGACCGGGCCCGCATCTTCGACTGGTCCAACAAGATGGTGGGGTACGACGACCCGGAGCTGGCCATCACCGAGGAGATCGGTGCACAATCCGCCGCCGAACTGATTTCATACGCCATGAACCTGGCGGCGGCGCGTAAGGAGTGTCCCGCCAAGGACATCGTCAGCACCCTGGTCGCCGCCGCCGACGAAGGCAATCTGGGCGCCGACGAATTCGGTTTCTTCGTGCTGCTGCTGGCGGTGGCCGGGAACGAGACGACCCGCAACGCGATAACCCACGGCATGCACGCCTTCCTCACCCACCCGGAACAGTGGGAGCTGTTCAAGCGGACGCGTCCGGCCACCACGGCCGACGAGATCGTGCGCTGGGCGACGCCGGTGGTCTCGTTCCAGCGCACCGCCACCCGCGACACCGAACTGGGCGGGGCGCGCATCGCGAAGGGGCAGCGGGTGGGCGTCTTCTACTCCTCCGCCAACCACGATCCGGAGGTCTTCGACCGCCCCGAGGTCTTCGACATCACCCGCGACCCCAACCCCCACCTGGGCTTCGGCGGCGGCGGACCCCACTTCTGCCTCGGCGCCAGCCTCGCCCGGCTGGAGATCGACCTGATCTTCGGCGCCCTCGCCGACACCGTCCCGGGCATCCGGCAGGTAGGCGAACCACGTCGGCTGCGCTCCTCCTGGCTCAACGGGATCAAGGAGATGCGGGTGACGTATGAGTGA